The genomic interval CGGCTGACCGTCATCAACGTGACCGCGATCTTCGGCAATGTCGAAGTGCGGGTCCCGGAGAACATCACTTTGCGCGGCAGCGGTACCGGCATCTTCGGCAACTTCGAGGTCGAAACCCTCGAAGCGGCCAACCCCGAGGCGCCGGTCGTGGTGGTCAACGGCTACTCCGTCTTCGGCAACATCGAGGCAAAGCCCAAGCGCGGCAAGCGCATCGCCGACCTGCACGGTCGCATGCGCAAACACCTCGGACACTGACGTCGGCACGGACGCGCATCGAAACTCAGTGCATAGGCGCGCGCACAGCGGGTAGGGAGTGCTGCATCGTCGCTCGCTCCCGAAGTCGTCGTCAGGAGTAGACCGTGCTGCATCCGCCGCATCAGTCCCTGCAGGTCGCCGCCGTTCCGTCGCAGCGTGCGCCGGCCCGGGATCAGGCCGGCCCCTGGCACACGGAGGCGGTGTGCCGCCGGGACGAAGCCGGGTTGTTCTTTGCCCCATCGAAGGAGCCGACGGCCGCGAGGCTGGCGCGCGAGGAAGCCGCGAAGCGGGTCTGCGCCCGGTGTCCGGTGATGGTGGAGTGCCGGGAGCACGCACTGCTCCAGCCCGAGCCGTACGGCGTGTGGGGCGGGCTCACGGCGGCGGAGCGCCGGGTGGTGCTTGCCAGGCGCAGGCGGCGCGAGATGGAGCTGAGCCAGGCCCAGGCCGCTGCGGCGGCCGACCGGATCGCCGCCGCGGGCTGATCGCGCCGGGTACGAGAAAAGGGCCGGGTACGAGAAAAGGGGCGCCCCCGCCGCACAAGCGGGGCGCCCCTTTCTCGTACTCCTACTTCATGTACTTCATGCCGGGTACTACTTCGCGCGGTCGAAGTCGATGGCGCTGTAGGCGCGCAGCTTCGAGAGGCGGTGCGTGGAGTCGATCTGGCGGATGGTGCCCGACTTCGAGCGCATCACCAGGGACTGCGTGGTGGCGGTCTCGGAGCGGTAGCGGACGCCGCGCAGCAGCTCGCCGTCCGTGATGCCGGTGGCGACGAAGAACACGTTGTCGCCGCTGACCAGGTCGTTCGTGTGCAGTACGCGGTCGAGGTCGTGACCCGCGTCGAGGGCCTTCTGGCGCTCGGCCTCGTCCTTGGGCCACAGCTTGCCCTGGATCGTGCCGCCCAGGCACTTGATCGCGCAGGCCGAGATGATGCCCTCGGGCGTACCGCCGATGCCCATGAGCAGGTCGACGCCGGTGCCTTCGCGCACGGCCATGACCGAGCCCGCGACGTCGCCGTCCGAGATGAACTTGATACGGGCGCCCGTCTCGCGGATCTCCTTGACGATGCCCTCGTGGCGGGGGCGGTCGAGGATCATCACGGTGACGTCTTCGGGGGTGGAGTTCTTGGCCTTGGCGACCCGGCGGATGTTGACCGAGACGGGGGCGTTGATGTCGACGAAGTCGGCGGCCTCGGGGCCAGTGACCAGCTTCTCCATGTAGAAGACCGCGGACGGGTCGAACATGGTGCCGCGGTCGGCTGCGGCGAGGACCGCGATGGCGTTCGGCATGCCCTTGGCGTTGAGCGTGGTGCCGTCGATCGGGTCGACGGCGATGTCGACCTCGGCGCCGGTGCCGTCGCCCACGCGTTCCCCGTTGAACAGCATCGGGGCTTCGTCCTTCTCGCCTTCGCCGAT from Streptomyces spiramyceticus carries:
- a CDS encoding WhiB family transcriptional regulator, which encodes MLHPPHQSLQVAAVPSQRAPARDQAGPWHTEAVCRRDEAGLFFAPSKEPTAARLAREEAAKRVCARCPVMVECREHALLQPEPYGVWGGLTAAERRVVLARRRRREMELSQAQAAAAADRIAAAG
- the glpX gene encoding class II fructose-bisphosphatase; translated protein: MTEHHLPSQLEVSPEAPDRNLALELVRVTEAAAMAAGRWVGRGDKIGADGAAVKAMRTLVSTVSMNGVVVIGEGEKDEAPMLFNGERVGDGTGAEVDIAVDPIDGTTLNAKGMPNAIAVLAAADRGTMFDPSAVFYMEKLVTGPEAADFVDINAPVSVNIRRVAKAKNSTPEDVTVMILDRPRHEGIVKEIRETGARIKFISDGDVAGSVMAVREGTGVDLLMGIGGTPEGIISACAIKCLGGTIQGKLWPKDEAERQKALDAGHDLDRVLHTNDLVSGDNVFFVATGITDGELLRGVRYRSETATTQSLVMRSKSGTIRQIDSTHRLSKLRAYSAIDFDRAK